The nucleotide sequence CGACTAAATCACATTTATTGCCCACCAGCACACGAGGTACAGAGGATGAGACCCCGTGCCCGTTACACTCCTGGATCCAGGTCTTTAAGTTCTGGAAAGAGGCCATTTTTGTGACATCGTACACAAATACTATAGCATGCACGTTGCGATAGTAGTGCTCAACCATACTCTTCCGAAAGCGCTCCTGTCCTGCCGTGTCCCATACTTGCACCTATTAGAAAAGAAGCAGGTTAAAACAAATTGCAAGATACTGCATAGTAGTTAGAAtcaaaaagaaatgtattaGTGTTactacaaagaaatgtatattaatCCTTAGATGCACGACTTCCTCTAAAGTGGGCCTCTCATTTTAACTACTCCGAGTGTGTGGAAACAACCAAACCACATAGTtaaatgtatataacactaaccttattttttattcttaattttTGATAACTTTCCTCTTATAAACTGTATACTGTAATGACAAAATAAATTCAAAAGGGCTGAACAAGTAGATAAGTAGTGTTTTTGATTAATTGTTTTGGTCTTTGTCCTTAAAACATAGCCTACATTTGGCCAAAAACGTGCCTTTCATAGTAGTTATTCTGATCATAACAGTAACTATAGTTTACTcgtggtatttgtagtaaaactatataATACAGTAAGCAATCTGCCCAAATGATACTACACTTTAAACATAAATCCATAGGGAAAATGTCTTATCATAACCGAATTTAAATGCTATTATTGTGTCcctgtgtatttatatttatttaagcaGAATGATACAAACAATAGCATCGTATCAGGTGgacattacatttaaattaaaaccagtctttattaaaatgtaaattgacCAGTCAACAAAGCTGTCATACACGAAACGAAGCTACGCCTTGACCAAGTGTCATGAGTCGCGACATCGATCAGAATGTAAACATTGAGTGGTATCAGACGTCTGCCTCATAAACAtgctctgaaacacacaacacaaccgCATAACAACGAGACATAGGCCTAGAGAGCAGCAAAAACCCACCTTTATTTTCTCGCCCTCGATCTCCACGGCTTTCTCCCTGAAGTCGACTCCGATGGTGGCTTCTGTCTTACAGGGGAAGGATCCGCTGGTGAAGCGGAAGGATAAACAGGTCTTGCCCACATTTGAATCCCCGATGGCAATGATTTTAAAAATCCGCGTCTGGACGCTGTGATCCAGGGACGTGCTCAGATCTAGGGACGAAGTGAGGGTTGCATGGCGTGAATTGGCAGTTCCTTCTCTGTTTTCTGTGAATTCATTTGCCATAACGGTAAGATGATGGACCCGAGCCTTGTGTTCACTGGTCCCCGGCAGCGATGATGGGGGAAGGGATGGCACATCCACTCCCTTTGCAGATGCTGGTAGTTTACATAGAGACTGATAAGAGCACGCAAACTGA is from Triplophysa rosa linkage group LG13, Trosa_1v2, whole genome shotgun sequence and encodes:
- the rab33a gene encoding ras-related protein Rab-33A, whose product is MANEFTENREGTANSRHATLTSSLDLSTSLDHSVQTRIFKIIAIGDSNVGKTCLSFRFTSGSFPCKTEATIGVDFREKAVEIEGEKIKVQVWDTAGQERFRKSMVEHYYRNVHAIVFVYDVTKMASFQNLKTWIQECNGHGVSSSVPRVLVGNKCDLVDLIQVPSNTALKFADAHNMLLFETSAKDPKESQNVDSIFMCLACRLKAQKSLIHRDVEREDGRVRLSHQPDPRSNCPC